A section of the Rhodococcus sp. 4CII genome encodes:
- a CDS encoding M23 family metallopeptidase has product MTLLDTPPSTPDTQEGSSKKWWWLLAGIPAFAMVLMMAPILVILATTGSDTNCGQPVPDAGGGSLTGIKPGSLAVPMAEGTYTISSPFGLREGGMHDGQDYAAPLETPFYAAGDGEVIAAEPAAGYGHWIRIRHTIEGQIVESLYGHMQASGVLVHTGDKVTAGQLIGKVGSEGQSSGPHLHFGIYPGGWSLGGGVDPIPWLTQQGTISPNGGPAELVAHTDSTGGDLPPLPADKGSEAHMQVDSIRVMRTIAVAFPEITTIGGWRPTDDVAQDHPDGRAVDIMIPDSASAQGKALGDKIALYLQQNKVALHVEYLIWQQRYWDGTGHWTLMEDRHGYTENHFDHVHVTLKGGGMPTAETRYGSAPGGTTTTEPCPPEGGDQTKFAPGSIPPQYTNAVSAAGSQCPEVSPVLVAGIVQQESGFNEKAVSKGDGVNQGGAEGMSQFMPETWKAFGTDSGLDRNGKAEPPNAADPFNPYDAIASEGRYLCHIADYLRPHHDSGAVKGDFTDLIIAAYNGGEGAVVTYGGIPPFGQTQAYVPAVREHMKKLAA; this is encoded by the coding sequence AGGCAGCTCGAAAAAGTGGTGGTGGCTGCTCGCCGGCATACCCGCCTTCGCCATGGTCCTCATGATGGCTCCGATACTGGTCATCCTCGCGACGACCGGTAGTGACACGAACTGCGGTCAACCTGTGCCAGACGCCGGGGGCGGCAGCCTCACGGGAATCAAACCCGGATCCCTCGCGGTCCCGATGGCCGAAGGCACCTACACAATCAGCTCACCCTTCGGTCTGCGCGAGGGAGGCATGCACGACGGCCAGGACTACGCAGCACCACTGGAGACCCCGTTCTACGCCGCCGGTGACGGCGAAGTCATCGCCGCAGAGCCCGCCGCCGGTTACGGACACTGGATTCGGATCCGGCACACCATCGAGGGCCAGATCGTCGAATCCCTATACGGGCACATGCAGGCGTCCGGGGTCCTCGTCCACACCGGAGACAAGGTCACAGCGGGCCAACTGATCGGCAAGGTGGGCAGCGAAGGACAGTCGAGTGGACCGCATCTTCACTTCGGCATCTACCCCGGAGGCTGGTCACTGGGCGGCGGAGTAGATCCCATTCCGTGGCTCACACAACAAGGAACCATCTCGCCCAATGGAGGACCAGCAGAGCTAGTCGCCCATACCGATTCCACCGGTGGCGACCTACCACCGCTGCCCGCCGACAAAGGCAGCGAAGCGCACATGCAGGTCGACTCCATCCGCGTCATGCGCACAATCGCGGTGGCCTTCCCCGAGATCACAACCATCGGCGGATGGCGCCCCACGGACGACGTCGCCCAGGACCACCCCGACGGCCGCGCGGTCGACATCATGATTCCCGACTCCGCGAGCGCCCAAGGGAAGGCGCTCGGCGACAAGATCGCCCTGTACCTCCAACAGAACAAGGTGGCCCTGCACGTCGAGTACCTGATCTGGCAACAGCGTTACTGGGATGGCACCGGCCACTGGACACTGATGGAGGACCGCCACGGCTACACCGAAAACCACTTCGACCACGTACACGTGACACTCAAGGGCGGCGGGATGCCGACCGCCGAGACCCGCTACGGCAGCGCTCCGGGAGGTACGACCACCACGGAGCCGTGCCCGCCAGAGGGCGGTGATCAGACCAAGTTCGCCCCTGGCAGCATCCCGCCGCAATACACCAACGCAGTCTCGGCCGCTGGGTCTCAGTGCCCAGAGGTGAGCCCGGTTCTGGTTGCCGGCATCGTTCAACAAGAGTCCGGGTTCAACGAAAAGGCCGTCAGCAAGGGCGATGGAGTAAACCAGGGCGGCGCCGAAGGAATGAGTCAGTTCATGCCGGAGACCTGGAAGGCTTTCGGTACGGATTCCGGTCTAGATCGAAACGGAAAAGCGGAACCACCGAACGCTGCCGACCCGTTCAATCCGTACGACGCGATCGCCTCGGAAGGGCGCTATCTCTGCCACATCGCCGACTACCTTCGACCGCATCACGACAGTGGAGCCGTCAAGGGCGACTTCACCGATCTGATCATCGCCGCCTACAACGGCGGGGAGGGTGCCGTCGTCACCTACGGCGGGATTCCGCCATTCGGCCAGACCCAGGCATACGTGCCGGCCGTGCGTGAGCACATGAAGAAGTTGGCGGCCTGA